In a genomic window of Gossypium arboreum isolate Shixiya-1 chromosome 7, ASM2569848v2, whole genome shotgun sequence:
- the LOC108462928 gene encoding wax ester synthase/diacylglycerol acyltransferase 11-like encodes MESANELKWRKQALKPIDTTRRSSSSKSEEEEEEENKNGQKTGEEEPLSPSSRLFHEPNFNVYVIAIMGCKTRIYPDVVKANLGHTLLRHPRFSSLQVMDERNKGGMKWVRTQVDLEKHVIVPKLDPNIYSPEKFLEDYIYNLSKTSIDESQPLWDLHLLNLRTSESEAVGVFRIHHSLGDGTSLMSLLLACTRQMNDPLALPTVPIKKKQEKKNDHTWFWRITSMFWSTFQVFLNTVVDVFMFTATTLFLKDTQNPLKGPPGVEFTPRRIVYRTVSLDDIKLVKNAMNTTINDVALGITQAGLSRYINRIYGGNNKAEGAIEIDNLPNKIRLRSTLLINIRPSAGIQALADMMEKDGEAKWGNWIGYVLLPFTIARRDDPLDYVRDAKATIDRKKRSLEAIFTFSIAELALKLFGVKTASALSHRILSHTTMCFSNLVGPLEEIGFYGHPMAFLAPSSYGQPHALMINFQSYMDKMTIVVSADEGTVPNPHQLCDDIVESLRLIKHAVVTKGLA; translated from the exons ATGGAATCTGCGAACGAGCTCAAATGGAGAAAGCAAGCTCTCAAACCGATTGATACGACGAGAAGATCATCATCAAGCAAAagcgaagaagaagaagaagaagagaataaGAATGGCCAGAAAACAGGTGAGGAAGAGCCATTGAGCCCTTCATCTCGTCTGTTTCATGAACCAAACTTCAACGTCTATGTTATAGCCATCATGGGGTGCAAGACTAGAATTTACCCAGACGTTGTCAAAGCTAACTTGGGCCATACTTTGCTTAGACACCCTCGTTTCTCTAGTTTGCAG GTGATGGATGAGAGAAACAAGGGAGGAATGAAATGGGTCCGAACTCAAGTGGATTTGGAAAAACATGTGATTGTTCCAAAGCTTGACCCAAACATTTATTCACCCGAAAAATTCCTGGAGGATTACATTTACAACCTGAGCAAAACCAGCATTGACGAATCGCAGCCTCTTTGGGACCTCCATTTGCTCAACTTAAGAACCTCAGAATCCGAGGCCGTTGGTGTTTTCAGGATCCATCACTCCCTTGGCGATGGCACTTCTCTCATGTCTCTTCTACTCGCTTGTACTCGCCAAATGAATGATCCTCTGGCTTTGCCAACTGTTCCAATCAAGAAGAAGCAAGAAAAGAAGAATGACCATACATGGTTTTGGAGAATTACGTCCATGTTTTGGTCTACTTTTCAGGTGTTTTTGAATACTGTGGTTGACGTTTTCATGTTTACTGCCACCACATTGTTCTTGAAAGACACTCAGAATCCTCTCAAGGGTCCACCGGGTGTTGAATTCACTCCTCGTCGAATTGTTTATAGAACAGTTAGCTTGGATGACATCAAGTTGGTCAAGAATGCAATGAACACT ACCATAAACGATGTTGCTCTGGGGATAACACAGGCTGGTCTGTCCCGCTATATCAACAGAATATATG GTGGGAATAACAAAGCTGAAGGAGCAATTGAAATAGATAATCTTCCAAATAAAATTCGCCTCCGATCAACTTTGCTCATCAACATAAGACCATCTGCAGGAATCCAG GCTTTAGCTGATATGATGGAGAAGGATGGTGAAGCAAAGTGGGGCAACTGGATTGGTTATGTTCTCCTCCCTTTCACCATTGCGAGAAGGGATGATCCATTAGATTATGTTCGTGATGCTAAGGCCACAATAGACAGAAAGAAACGCTCCCTTGAAGCTATATTCACTTTCTCCATTGCTGAGTTAGCACTCAAGCTTTTTGGCGTTAAG ACGGCAAGTGCTTTGTCCCATAGAATTTTGTCTCATACAACAATGTGCTTCTCGAATCTTGTTGGCCCACTGGAGGAAATTGGGTTTTACGGTCATCCTATGGCTTTCCTTGCACCTAGCTCTTATGGTCAACCCCAT GCATTGATGATCAACTTCCAGAGTTATATGGACAAGATGACCATTGTTGTATCGGCAGATGAAGGAACAGTACCCAATCCTCACCAGCTATGTGATGACATAGTGGAATCACTGAGGCTCATCAAGCATGCAGTGGTGACTAAGGGGCTTGCCTAG
- the LOC108461740 gene encoding phragmoplastin DRP1B isoform X1 translates to MENLITLVNNIQRACTALGDHGEESALPTLWDSLPAIAVVGGQSSGKSSVLESVVGKDFLPRGAGIVTRRPLVLQLHRIDDGKEYAEFMHLPKKRFTDFAAVRQEISDETDRETGRSKQISSVPIHLSIFSPNVVNLTLIDLPGLTKVAIEGQSETIVQDIESMVRSFIEKPNCIILAISPANQDLATSDAIKIAREVDPKGDRTFGVLTKIDLMDKGTNAVDILEGKSYKLQFPWVGVVNRSQADINKSVDMIAARRREREYFQSSPEYSHLAHRMGSEHLGKMLSKHLETVIKSRIPGLQSLINKTIIELEGELTKLGKPIAADAGGKLYTTMEICRAFDQNFKEHLDGVRAGGEKIYGVFDNQLPAALKRLQFDKHLSIENVRKLITEADGYQPHLIAPEQGYRRLIESCLVTIRGPAEAAVDGVHAILKGIVQKAIAETTELKQYPTLRVEVGNAAFESLERMREESKRATLQLVDMECGYLTVEFFRKLPQDVEKGGNPTHSLFDRYNDSYLRRVGSTVLQYVNMTCASLRNSIPKSIVYCQVREAKRSLLDFFFTELGKKESKQLSKMLDEDPAVQQRRANLAKRLELYRSAQHEIDAVAWSK, encoded by the exons ATGGAAAATTTGATAACATTGGTGAATAATATACAGAGAGCGTGTACGGCGCTTGGTGATCATGGCGAAGAAAGCGCATTGCCTACCCTTTGGGATTCCTTGCCTGCCATAGCCGTCGTCGGTGGCCAA AGTTCTGGAAAATCATCAGTGCTGGAAAGTGTTGTTGGAAAAGATTTTTTACCTCGTGGCGCAG GGATTGTTACAAGGCGGCCTCTTGTGTTGCAACTTCATAGGATCGATGATGGAAAAGAATATGCAGAATTTATGCATCTCCCAAAAAAGAGATTCACCGATTTTG CTGCTGTTAGGCAGGAGATTTCTGACGAGACAGATCGAGAAACTGGTCGTTCCAAACAAATCTCTAGTGTTCCAATCCATCTCAGTATCTTCTCTCCTAATG TGGTGAATTTGACACTGATTGATCTCCCTGGACTTACAAAAGTAGCTATCG AGGGGCAATCTGAAACAATTGTGCAAGACATTGAGAGTATGGTTCGATCATTTATTGAGAAG CCCAACTGTATCATACTTGCAATTTCTCCTGCGAATCAGGATCTTGCCACTTCTGATGCAATAAAGATTGCACGAGAGGTTGATCCAAAAG GAGATAGGACATTTGGGGTTTTAACGAAGATTGATCTGATGGACAAGGGTACCAATGCAGTTGAT ATTCTAGAAGGAAAATCATATAAGCTGCAGTTTCCATGGGTTGGTGTTGTTAACCGCTCTCAAGCTGACATTAACAAGAGTGTTGATATGATTGCTGCTCGGCGTAGAGAGAGAGAATATTTTCAAAGTAGCCCAGAGTACAGTCACCTTGCCCACAGGATGGGTTCTGAGCACTTAGGAAAGATGCTTTCTAAG CATTTGGAAACTGTGATAAAGTCTCGAATACCTGGTCTTCAGTCTCTTATCAATAAGACTATTATTGAACTGGAAGGAGAATTGACCAAACTTGGGAAGCCGATTGCTGCTGATGCTGGA GGGAAGTTGTATACAACAATGGAAATCTGTCGGGCTTTTGACCAAAACTTCAAAGAACATCTTGATGGCGT GCGTGCAGGAGGTGAGAAAATATATGGCGTATTTGATAATCAACTCCCTGCGGCTTTGAAGAGGTTGCAATTTGATAAACATCTTTCAATCGAAAATGTACGGAAGTTAATTACGGAAGCTGATGGATACCAACCACATCTTATAGCCCCTGAGCAAGGATATCGCCGACTTATTGAGTCTTGCTTAGTAACTATAAGAGGGCCTGCTGAAGCAGCTGTTGATGGG GTCCATGCTATACTAAAGGGAATTGTTCAGAAGGCTATAGCTGAGACAACG gAACTGAAGCAATACCCAACTTTGAGAGTGGAAGTAGGGAATGCTGCATTTGAATCGTTGGAGAGAATGAGGGAAGAAAGCAAGAGAGCTACTCTACAGCTAGTTGATATGGAATGTGGTTATCTCACTGTTGAATTCTTCCGGAAGCTTcctcaagatgttgagaagggtGGAAATCCTACACATTCACTATTTGATAGATATAACGATTCCTATCTTCGACGAGTTG GTAGCACTGTCCTGCAATACGTGAATATGACTTGTGCAAGTTTGAGGAACTCTATCCCCAAGTCAATTGTTTATTGTCAAGTTCGTGAGGCCAAACGCAGCTTGCTTGACTTCTTTTTCACCGAATTGGGTAAGAAAGAG TCGAAACAGTTGAGTAAGATGCTGGATGAGGATCCAGCAGTTCAACAACGTCGTGCCAACCTTGCAAAGCGACTAGAATTGTACAGGAGCGCACAACATGAGATCGATGCTGTTGCCTGGTCCAAGTAG
- the LOC108461740 gene encoding phragmoplastin DRP1B isoform X2: protein MENLITLVNNIQRACTALGDHGEESALPTLWDSLPAIAVVGGQSSGKSSVLESVVGKDFLPRGAGIVTRRPLVLQLHRIDDGKEYAEFMHLPKKRFTDFAAVRQEISDETDRETGRSKQISSVPIHLSIFSPNVVNLTLIDLPGLTKVAIEGQSETIVQDIESMVRSFIEKPNCIILAISPANQDLATSDAIKIAREVDPKGDRTFGVLTKIDLMDKGTNAVDILEGKSYKLQFPWVGVVNRSQADINKSVDMIAARRREREYFQSSPEYSHLAHRMGSEHLGKMLSKHLETVIKSRIPGLQSLINKTIIELEGELTKLGKPIAADAGGKLYTTMEICRAFDQNFKEHLDGVRAGGEKIYGVFDNQLPAALKRLQFDKHLSIENVRKLITEADGYQPHLIAPEQGYRRLIESCLVTIRGPAEAAVDGVHAILKGIVQKAIAETTELKQYPTLRVEVGNAAFESLERMREESKRATLQLVDMECGYLTVEFFRKLPQDVEKGGNPTHSLFDRYNDSYLRRVDKGER from the exons ATGGAAAATTTGATAACATTGGTGAATAATATACAGAGAGCGTGTACGGCGCTTGGTGATCATGGCGAAGAAAGCGCATTGCCTACCCTTTGGGATTCCTTGCCTGCCATAGCCGTCGTCGGTGGCCAA AGTTCTGGAAAATCATCAGTGCTGGAAAGTGTTGTTGGAAAAGATTTTTTACCTCGTGGCGCAG GGATTGTTACAAGGCGGCCTCTTGTGTTGCAACTTCATAGGATCGATGATGGAAAAGAATATGCAGAATTTATGCATCTCCCAAAAAAGAGATTCACCGATTTTG CTGCTGTTAGGCAGGAGATTTCTGACGAGACAGATCGAGAAACTGGTCGTTCCAAACAAATCTCTAGTGTTCCAATCCATCTCAGTATCTTCTCTCCTAATG TGGTGAATTTGACACTGATTGATCTCCCTGGACTTACAAAAGTAGCTATCG AGGGGCAATCTGAAACAATTGTGCAAGACATTGAGAGTATGGTTCGATCATTTATTGAGAAG CCCAACTGTATCATACTTGCAATTTCTCCTGCGAATCAGGATCTTGCCACTTCTGATGCAATAAAGATTGCACGAGAGGTTGATCCAAAAG GAGATAGGACATTTGGGGTTTTAACGAAGATTGATCTGATGGACAAGGGTACCAATGCAGTTGAT ATTCTAGAAGGAAAATCATATAAGCTGCAGTTTCCATGGGTTGGTGTTGTTAACCGCTCTCAAGCTGACATTAACAAGAGTGTTGATATGATTGCTGCTCGGCGTAGAGAGAGAGAATATTTTCAAAGTAGCCCAGAGTACAGTCACCTTGCCCACAGGATGGGTTCTGAGCACTTAGGAAAGATGCTTTCTAAG CATTTGGAAACTGTGATAAAGTCTCGAATACCTGGTCTTCAGTCTCTTATCAATAAGACTATTATTGAACTGGAAGGAGAATTGACCAAACTTGGGAAGCCGATTGCTGCTGATGCTGGA GGGAAGTTGTATACAACAATGGAAATCTGTCGGGCTTTTGACCAAAACTTCAAAGAACATCTTGATGGCGT GCGTGCAGGAGGTGAGAAAATATATGGCGTATTTGATAATCAACTCCCTGCGGCTTTGAAGAGGTTGCAATTTGATAAACATCTTTCAATCGAAAATGTACGGAAGTTAATTACGGAAGCTGATGGATACCAACCACATCTTATAGCCCCTGAGCAAGGATATCGCCGACTTATTGAGTCTTGCTTAGTAACTATAAGAGGGCCTGCTGAAGCAGCTGTTGATGGG GTCCATGCTATACTAAAGGGAATTGTTCAGAAGGCTATAGCTGAGACAACG gAACTGAAGCAATACCCAACTTTGAGAGTGGAAGTAGGGAATGCTGCATTTGAATCGTTGGAGAGAATGAGGGAAGAAAGCAAGAGAGCTACTCTACAGCTAGTTGATATGGAATGTGGTTATCTCACTGTTGAATTCTTCCGGAAGCTTcctcaagatgttgagaagggtGGAAATCCTACACATTCACTATTTGATAGATATAACGATTCCTATCTTCGACGAGTTG ATAAAGGAGAGCGTTAA
- the LOC108464196 gene encoding uncharacterized protein LOC108464196 isoform X2, which translates to MGSVTVKPSLNTFCFIPKSPKIRCHSPHFSFLKLRPSLVSFPFKSPSDPINSSPKCKIRSFMVNPLLVLVPVLRSIRGLAFSHSQKWASRLHDCITESEEILDQYNGNYWQSGGLGMALLSVTASAKVRISPFVATLAANPTFVSGLFAWFIAQSMKIFLNFFIERKWDFRILFASGGMPSSHSALCTALTTSVAICHGIADSLFPVCLGFSLIVMYDAIGVRRHAGMQAAGHRSWLFREKEKETCRVGKLWT; encoded by the exons ATGGGCTCTGTCACTGTAAAACCCTCATTAAATACTTTCTGTTTTATTCCCAAGAGTCCCAAAATTCGTTGTCATTCGCCTCACTTCTCATTCCTCAAACTCAGACCTTCCCTTGTTTCTTTCCCCTTTAAATCTCCTTCTGATCCAATAAACTCATCTCCCAAATGTAAAATTCGAAGCTTTATGGTTAACCCTTTATTGGTTTTAGTCCCAGTTTTGAGAAGCATCAGAGGCTTGGCTTTTTCGCATTCCCAAAAATGGGCTTCACGTTTGCACGATTGCATTACAGAATCGGAAGAAATTTTAGACCAATACAATGGCAATTATTGGCAAAGTGGAGGTCTTGGGATGGCTTTATTGAGTGTAACAGCTAGCGCTAAAGTTCGGATTAGTCCATTCGTGGCGACATTGGCGGCGAATCCCACGTTTGTTTCTGGTTTGTTTGCATGGTTCATTGCTCAATCGATgaagatttttttaaatttctttatagAGCGGAAATGGGATTTCCGGATATTGTTTGCTTCTGGTGGGATGCCTTCTTCGCACTCGGCTTTGTGTACTGCTTTGACGACATCGGTTGCCATTTGTCATGGAATAGCGGACTCCCTGTTTCCTGTTTGTTTGGGGTTTAGTTTGATTGTTATGTACGACGCCATTGGAGTTAGAAGGCATGCGGGGATGCAAGCTGCG GGCCATAGGTCTTGGTTGTTTAGAGAAAAGGAAAAGGAGACTTGCAGGGTGGGTAAACTTTGGACATAG
- the LOC108464196 gene encoding uncharacterized protein LOC108464196 isoform X3, whose amino-acid sequence MGSVTVKPSLNTFCFIPKSPKIRCHSPHFSFLKLRPSLVSFPFKSPSDPINSSPKCKIRSFMVNPLLVLVPVLRSIRGLAFSHSQKWASRLHDCITESEEILDQYNGNYWQSGGLGMALLSVTASAKVRISPFVATLAANPTFVSGLFAWFIAQSMKIFLNFFIERKWDFRILFASGGMPSSHSALCTALTTSVAICHGIADSLFPVCLGFSLIVMYDAIGVRRHAGMQAAVLEAGLLRGLT is encoded by the exons ATGGGCTCTGTCACTGTAAAACCCTCATTAAATACTTTCTGTTTTATTCCCAAGAGTCCCAAAATTCGTTGTCATTCGCCTCACTTCTCATTCCTCAAACTCAGACCTTCCCTTGTTTCTTTCCCCTTTAAATCTCCTTCTGATCCAATAAACTCATCTCCCAAATGTAAAATTCGAAGCTTTATGGTTAACCCTTTATTGGTTTTAGTCCCAGTTTTGAGAAGCATCAGAGGCTTGGCTTTTTCGCATTCCCAAAAATGGGCTTCACGTTTGCACGATTGCATTACAGAATCGGAAGAAATTTTAGACCAATACAATGGCAATTATTGGCAAAGTGGAGGTCTTGGGATGGCTTTATTGAGTGTAACAGCTAGCGCTAAAGTTCGGATTAGTCCATTCGTGGCGACATTGGCGGCGAATCCCACGTTTGTTTCTGGTTTGTTTGCATGGTTCATTGCTCAATCGATgaagatttttttaaatttctttatagAGCGGAAATGGGATTTCCGGATATTGTTTGCTTCTGGTGGGATGCCTTCTTCGCACTCGGCTTTGTGTACTGCTTTGACGACATCGGTTGCCATTTGTCATGGAATAGCGGACTCCCTGTTTCCTGTTTGTTTGGGGTTTAGTTTGATTGTTATGTACGACGCCATTGGAGTTAGAAGGCATGCGGGGATGCAAGCTGCG GTTCTTGAAGCTGGTCTATTAAGAGGGCTGACTTGA
- the LOC108464196 gene encoding uncharacterized protein LOC108464196 isoform X1: MGSVTVKPSLNTFCFIPKSPKIRCHSPHFSFLKLRPSLVSFPFKSPSDPINSSPKCKIRSFMVNPLLVLVPVLRSIRGLAFSHSQKWASRLHDCITESEEILDQYNGNYWQSGGLGMALLSVTASAKVRISPFVATLAANPTFVSGLFAWFIAQSMKIFLNFFIERKWDFRILFASGGMPSSHSALCTALTTSVAICHGIADSLFPVCLGFSLIVMYDAIGVRRHAGMQAAVLNMIVEDLFQGHPISQRKLKELLGHTPSQVFAGAMLGIVVACICCQGCLATT; this comes from the exons ATGGGCTCTGTCACTGTAAAACCCTCATTAAATACTTTCTGTTTTATTCCCAAGAGTCCCAAAATTCGTTGTCATTCGCCTCACTTCTCATTCCTCAAACTCAGACCTTCCCTTGTTTCTTTCCCCTTTAAATCTCCTTCTGATCCAATAAACTCATCTCCCAAATGTAAAATTCGAAGCTTTATGGTTAACCCTTTATTGGTTTTAGTCCCAGTTTTGAGAAGCATCAGAGGCTTGGCTTTTTCGCATTCCCAAAAATGGGCTTCACGTTTGCACGATTGCATTACAGAATCGGAAGAAATTTTAGACCAATACAATGGCAATTATTGGCAAAGTGGAGGTCTTGGGATGGCTTTATTGAGTGTAACAGCTAGCGCTAAAGTTCGGATTAGTCCATTCGTGGCGACATTGGCGGCGAATCCCACGTTTGTTTCTGGTTTGTTTGCATGGTTCATTGCTCAATCGATgaagatttttttaaatttctttatagAGCGGAAATGGGATTTCCGGATATTGTTTGCTTCTGGTGGGATGCCTTCTTCGCACTCGGCTTTGTGTACTGCTTTGACGACATCGGTTGCCATTTGTCATGGAATAGCGGACTCCCTGTTTCCTGTTTGTTTGGGGTTTAGTTTGATTGTTATGTACGACGCCATTGGAGTTAGAAGGCATGCGGGGATGCAAGCTGCG GTTCTTAATATGATCGTTGAGGACCTATTTCAAGGGCATCCAATTAGTCAAAGAAAACTCAAGGAACTTCTTGGCCACACACCGTCACAGGTCTTTGCAGGAGCTATGCTTGGGATTGTGGTAGCTTGTATATGCTGCCAAGGTTGCTTGGCTACAACCTAG